A single Verrucomicrobiia bacterium DNA region contains:
- a CDS encoding glycoside hydrolase family 99-like domain-containing protein gives MKIGHHIAWGLLLAQLVLVAATAQTEPAMDDSIYSRALVSQGDTARVQRALAKAQRGDVVTVGVIGGSITQGALASQPEFRYGNHIAEWWRRQFPQATINFVNAGIGATGSDYGALRVSRDLLSSHPDFVVVEFAVNDPQQARCAETLEGLVRQILQAPSQPAVLLLFTMHHNGSNAQEWHAQIGRHYALPMISFRDALWPEMQAKRLQWSDVEADTVHPNDRGHGYAAQFITRFLADTLKTMPNQAAAPVVKPLPPPLVSDAYEHVTLREANVSEPVENHGWVLDADRQCWKSDQPGSVIEFEIAGTTVLTMHHVIRGPMGRARVTVDGSNATQLEGWFDQTWGGYRKTQEVARDLTPGQHRVRFELLADKNEGSTGHEFHIYGLGAAGVAASTAAHPDATDPHPITVASYYFGNYHPGDARNSKLPGKGKNWSEWELVKAARPRFPGHDQPKVPLWGYTDESDPNVMAQKIAAAADHGVDAFIFDWYYYNDGPFLERTIDRGFLNATNNHRLKFGLMWANHDWLEIHPYQRGTPQQLLFPGKVTPATFEKICDHLIKDYFQHPSYWRIAGKPYFSFYELTKLLESFGSVPATRAALDQFRAKTIATGLPGLHLNAVVWGQPILPGEGTPTDPAQLVRDLGFDSVTSYVWVHHVALPEQQTDYNWVRDQYFGYWDQAEKMFSVPYYPNVTMGWDSSPRCEQSDTFGNFGYPFTNTIGDNTPERFRAALALAKQRLLARPDGPRIININCWNEWTEGSYLEPDTVHGMKYLEAVREVFGVRE, from the coding sequence ATGAAAATTGGCCATCACATCGCTTGGGGATTACTTCTCGCACAGTTGGTGTTAGTCGCCGCAACGGCGCAAACCGAACCCGCCATGGATGACTCGATCTATTCCCGCGCCCTGGTGAGTCAAGGTGATACGGCGAGAGTTCAACGGGCGCTTGCCAAGGCGCAGCGCGGCGACGTCGTAACCGTGGGGGTCATTGGTGGCTCGATCACTCAGGGGGCATTGGCGAGTCAGCCGGAGTTCCGCTACGGCAATCACATCGCGGAATGGTGGCGCCGGCAATTTCCGCAGGCCACAATCAACTTCGTCAATGCGGGCATCGGCGCGACGGGTTCGGATTATGGCGCATTGCGGGTATCGCGCGATCTGCTTTCCAGTCATCCGGATTTCGTGGTGGTCGAGTTTGCGGTGAACGATCCCCAGCAGGCGCGTTGCGCCGAAACGTTGGAAGGGTTGGTGCGTCAGATTCTGCAAGCACCGAGTCAACCCGCCGTGCTATTGCTGTTCACCATGCACCACAACGGCAGCAACGCCCAGGAATGGCACGCGCAAATCGGACGCCATTACGCGCTGCCCATGATCAGTTTTCGCGACGCGCTCTGGCCGGAGATGCAAGCAAAGCGCCTCCAGTGGAGCGACGTGGAGGCGGACACGGTGCATCCCAACGATCGCGGGCACGGTTACGCCGCGCAGTTCATCACGCGCTTTCTGGCGGACACGTTGAAAACGATGCCGAACCAGGCCGCGGCACCCGTGGTTAAGCCACTCCCACCGCCGTTGGTGTCAGACGCGTACGAACACGTCACACTCCGTGAAGCCAACGTCAGTGAGCCGGTGGAAAATCACGGCTGGGTGTTGGATGCGGACCGGCAATGCTGGAAAAGTGATCAGCCCGGCAGCGTGATTGAATTCGAAATCGCCGGCACGACGGTGCTGACCATGCACCACGTCATTCGCGGTCCGATGGGACGGGCACGCGTGACGGTGGATGGCAGCAACGCCACGCAACTGGAAGGCTGGTTTGATCAAACGTGGGGCGGCTACCGTAAAACGCAGGAGGTGGCGCGAGACCTGACGCCGGGCCAACATCGCGTGCGCTTCGAATTGTTGGCCGATAAAAATGAAGGCAGCACCGGCCACGAATTTCACATCTACGGCCTCGGCGCGGCGGGCGTCGCGGCATCAACCGCCGCACACCCGGATGCGACCGACCCGCATCCCATCACCGTCGCGAGTTATTATTTCGGCAATTATCATCCCGGCGACGCGCGCAACTCGAAGCTGCCAGGCAAGGGTAAAAACTGGAGCGAATGGGAACTGGTGAAAGCCGCGCGACCGCGTTTCCCCGGTCATGATCAGCCGAAGGTACCGCTCTGGGGTTATACCGATGAATCCGATCCGAACGTCATGGCGCAAAAAATCGCGGCTGCCGCCGATCACGGGGTGGATGCGTTCATCTTTGATTGGTATTACTACAATGACGGCCCGTTTCTGGAGCGCACGATTGATCGGGGTTTTCTCAACGCCACCAACAACCACCGCCTCAAATTCGGTTTGATGTGGGCGAACCACGACTGGTTGGAAATCCACCCTTACCAACGCGGCACTCCGCAGCAATTACTCTTTCCCGGCAAAGTGACCCCGGCCACGTTCGAAAAGATTTGCGATCACCTCATCAAGGATTACTTCCAACATCCCTCCTACTGGCGCATCGCCGGCAAACCGTACTTTTCGTTCTACGAACTCACCAAGTTACTGGAGAGTTTTGGTTCCGTGCCCGCCACGCGTGCGGCCCTGGATCAATTTCGCGCCAAAACCATTGCGACGGGCCTACCGGGATTGCACCTGAACGCGGTCGTTTGGGGACAACCTATTCTGCCCGGCGAAGGCACTCCCACCGATCCGGCGCAACTCGTGCGCGATCTGGGTTTCGATTCGGTCACTTCCTACGTCTGGGTGCATCACGTGGCGTTGCCGGAACAGCAAACCGATTACAATTGGGTGCGCGATCAGTATTTTGGTTACTGGGATCAGGCGGAAAAGATGTTCAGCGTGCCGTATTATCCGAACGTGACGATGGGTTGGGATTCCAGCCCGCGCTGCGAGCAAAGTGACACGTTCGGCAATTTCGGTTATCCCTTCACCAACACCATCGGCGACAATACGCCGGAACGATTTCGGGCCGCGTTGGCGTTGGCGAAACAACGGTTGCTCGCCCGTCCGGACGGACCGCGGATCATAAACATCAACTGCTGGAACGAATGGACCGAGGGCAGCTACCTCGAACCAGACACCGTCCACGGCATGAAATATCTTGAAGCCGTGCGGGAGGTTTTTGGCGTGCGGGAATGA
- a CDS encoding HaeII family restriction endonuclease, whose amino-acid sequence MGKSLKTPPANTEAFCHSEVDRMLKYSQTKVIMPVVTLGLLTVFKETGQKKFSDSEVRKAYESAVKGMKAYLGHDVHVGAKYYDAYGLRMSRYSVLKSIGHLRYELLPPYVDHAEALCKWIPSRIKRHIEERLGVVPMLNSPTIRMAYSDDRQRFVELLREQIDKMPANFEIFSFAVIKIHLEKFACKIYRDTRTAAHDKGVDLSTNFGVVYQIKKLRIQTESDADRLYAELKLNFDQERLQDGNVILVIDDISKAVKQYLIDMKVQSISKDELLKLAANFDEPEDRQKVLRIVYEEFRREYSSSIK is encoded by the coding sequence ATGGGCAAAAGCCTAAAAACACCACCAGCGAACACCGAAGCATTCTGTCACAGTGAGGTTGACCGGATGCTGAAGTATTCACAAACGAAGGTCATCATGCCCGTTGTCACGCTGGGGCTGCTCACCGTTTTCAAGGAGACAGGCCAGAAAAAATTTTCGGATTCAGAAGTTAGGAAAGCATACGAATCGGCAGTCAAGGGAATGAAAGCATATTTGGGCCACGACGTGCATGTCGGAGCAAAGTATTACGACGCTTATGGCCTACGGATGTCCCGCTACAGCGTGCTCAAGTCAATTGGGCATTTGAGATACGAGTTACTGCCACCTTACGTTGACCACGCGGAAGCGCTCTGCAAATGGATTCCTTCACGGATTAAGCGCCACATTGAAGAACGGTTGGGTGTAGTGCCGATGCTGAACAGCCCCACAATCCGCATGGCTTACTCCGACGACCGACAACGGTTTGTAGAATTGCTCCGAGAACAAATCGACAAGATGCCAGCCAACTTCGAGATTTTTAGCTTTGCAGTGATCAAGATTCACTTGGAGAAATTTGCGTGCAAAATCTACCGAGACACACGAACTGCCGCGCATGACAAAGGCGTCGACCTCTCCACCAACTTCGGCGTCGTTTACCAGATCAAGAAGCTGCGGATTCAAACAGAGTCGGATGCCGACCGGCTTTACGCGGAACTCAAGCTAAACTTTGATCAAGAGCGACTTCAGGATGGCAATGTAATCCTTGTGATCGACGACATTTCAAAAGCCGTAAAGCAATATCTCATCGACATGAAAGTTCAGTCCATCAGCAAGGATGAGTTGCTGAAGCTTGCAGCCAACTTCGATGAACCAGAAGACCGCCAGAAAGTGCTTCGAATTGTTTACGAGGAGTTTCGTCGCGAGTATTCGAGCAGCATCAAGTAG
- a CDS encoding c-type cytochrome, protein MCSKIRRSLVTLGVVVALTQTISAQTAEWIWHPNHGQATADQEQRIFRKAFTLDGKVERAVLSVAADNHADVTVNQSGARTVNGHERATQINVTAELRSGKNVITIVGRNDEGVAGLLVKLDISLANGKRQTIVSDTSWQALLPPAATWDVAHLPADGWVAARSLGAVGIAPWGDPFKSAQATPAEDLVVPPGFKVELIHNAAADEGSWISMAVDPQGRLTISPQSDSQPLLRFTLDRKGQVKNIEPIPAPLHQAMGMCYAFGSLYVNGHGPDGTGLYRVTDTNHNDRFDPEEVQFLKKIPGEGEHGYHAVLPGPDGMLYMMNGNHTKLPDGIEPNSPHKNYQEDFLLPRLWDANGHAVGIMAPGGQLLRTDPEGKKWELLLAGFRNSYDFDFSPEGEVFTFDSDMEWDWGLPWYRPTRILHAVRGGEYGWRSGSSKWPEYYPDSLPAVVDIGIGSPTGVKFGTHSKFPTKYQRAFYAADWSYGRIIAVHLQPDGASYTGTTEEFVKGKPLNVSDFEFGKDGAMYFVTGGRGTQSGLYRVSYEGKKPGFFTRLFTREKPLVPRAEAKQAAQARKLRHQLEALQGQRDPKTVDFVWPHLGSNDRFIRYAARIALEWQEVHQWQERALREADEQTALTALLALARCGGPETQPRLLEALAQFPSAASEERTLEKLRILELSFIRQGRPDPELAARVIEVLNAHYPASSFRLNRELSQLLVYLQAPDAITKTLALLDQAGTQEEQVYYLYTLRQVKSGWSLAQREQYFGWFGALRQGSNPEITYPRGGVYNVWTNQAHARQVHPPELIQWFKDVGRDYGDGASYNKYLVRIRKDAIATLTSAERQQLQSLLEINLDGPVWKPTKERRFVKEWSMQDLLPALSEVTHGRDFANGKAAFNDAQCVACHRFANAGGSVGPELTGVGSKYSLESILESIIEPSKVVSDQYQNSNIWKKDGDDVSGRIIDENAERIIVLPNMLTPEVTVEVPTAEIARREPSKVSAMPSGLLDSLSREDILDLLAYLQAMGQAGAPNFKP, encoded by the coding sequence ATGTGTTCAAAGATTCGCCGCTCGCTGGTCACCCTCGGGGTCGTGGTCGCTCTCACGCAAACCATTTCCGCCCAAACCGCAGAATGGATCTGGCATCCCAATCACGGCCAGGCCACCGCCGATCAGGAGCAGCGGATTTTCCGGAAAGCGTTCACGCTTGATGGCAAGGTGGAGCGCGCCGTCCTGAGCGTGGCCGCGGACAATCACGCCGACGTGACCGTCAATCAGTCGGGCGCCCGAACCGTCAACGGACATGAACGCGCCACGCAAATCAATGTCACTGCCGAGCTGCGCTCCGGCAAAAACGTGATCACCATCGTAGGACGTAACGACGAGGGAGTAGCCGGGCTATTGGTCAAACTGGATATTTCCCTGGCGAACGGAAAACGCCAAACCATCGTCAGCGACACCAGTTGGCAGGCGTTGTTGCCGCCAGCGGCGACTTGGGACGTGGCTCATCTTCCTGCCGATGGTTGGGTGGCGGCCCGCAGTTTGGGCGCGGTGGGGATAGCGCCGTGGGGCGATCCCTTCAAGTCGGCGCAAGCCACGCCTGCGGAAGATCTCGTGGTGCCGCCCGGCTTCAAAGTGGAATTGATTCACAATGCCGCCGCGGACGAGGGTTCATGGATTTCAATGGCGGTGGATCCGCAGGGGCGGCTGACGATTTCGCCGCAAAGCGACAGTCAACCGTTACTGCGCTTTACCTTGGATCGGAAGGGACAGGTGAAGAATATCGAACCGATTCCCGCACCGCTGCATCAGGCCATGGGCATGTGTTACGCCTTCGGCAGTCTGTACGTGAACGGTCACGGACCGGACGGCACCGGGTTGTATCGGGTCACCGATACCAATCACAATGACCGCTTCGATCCGGAGGAGGTCCAGTTTCTGAAGAAAATTCCCGGCGAGGGCGAACATGGCTATCACGCGGTGTTGCCCGGGCCGGACGGGATGCTCTACATGATGAACGGGAATCATACGAAGTTGCCTGACGGCATTGAACCCAATTCGCCGCACAAAAATTATCAGGAAGATTTTCTGCTGCCCCGACTTTGGGATGCGAATGGTCACGCGGTGGGAATCATGGCGCCGGGCGGTCAGTTGCTGCGCACGGATCCGGAAGGGAAGAAATGGGAATTATTGCTGGCGGGTTTTCGCAATTCCTATGACTTCGATTTCAGTCCGGAAGGGGAAGTTTTTACGTTCGATAGCGACATGGAATGGGATTGGGGGCTGCCGTGGTATCGGCCCACACGCATTCTGCACGCGGTGCGGGGCGGCGAATATGGCTGGCGCTCGGGTTCCAGCAAATGGCCCGAATACTATCCCGACAGTTTGCCGGCGGTGGTGGACATCGGCATCGGCTCGCCCACGGGCGTGAAGTTTGGCACGCACAGCAAGTTTCCGACGAAATATCAGCGCGCGTTCTATGCCGCCGATTGGTCTTACGGCCGCATCATCGCGGTGCATTTGCAACCGGACGGAGCGAGTTACACCGGCACCACGGAGGAATTTGTCAAAGGCAAACCACTGAACGTTTCGGACTTCGAGTTCGGCAAGGATGGCGCGATGTATTTCGTAACGGGCGGTCGCGGGACGCAGTCGGGCTTGTATCGTGTCAGTTACGAGGGCAAAAAGCCGGGCTTTTTCACCCGACTTTTCACCCGGGAAAAACCGCTGGTGCCGCGCGCGGAAGCCAAACAAGCGGCGCAGGCGCGCAAGCTCCGCCATCAACTCGAGGCGCTCCAAGGGCAGCGGGATCCGAAAACGGTGGACTTCGTCTGGCCGCACCTGGGCAGCAATGATCGGTTCATCCGTTATGCCGCGCGCATTGCGCTCGAATGGCAGGAGGTTCATCAATGGCAGGAACGCGCTCTGCGTGAGGCCGACGAACAAACCGCGTTGACCGCGTTACTGGCGCTGGCCCGGTGCGGCGGCCCCGAAACGCAGCCACGGCTGCTGGAGGCGCTCGCGCAATTTCCATCGGCAGCCTCAGAGGAGCGGACGTTGGAAAAGCTGCGGATTCTCGAACTGAGTTTCATCCGGCAGGGACGCCCCGATCCCGAACTGGCGGCGCGCGTGATCGAAGTGCTGAACGCGCATTATCCGGCCTCCAGTTTCCGGTTGAATCGTGAACTGTCCCAATTGTTGGTCTATCTGCAAGCGCCCGATGCGATTACCAAAACCCTCGCGTTGCTGGACCAGGCGGGCACGCAGGAGGAACAGGTTTATTACCTCTACACCCTGCGTCAGGTGAAATCGGGCTGGTCTCTCGCCCAACGGGAACAATACTTCGGCTGGTTCGGCGCGTTGCGTCAGGGGAGCAATCCCGAGATCACCTACCCGCGCGGCGGTGTTTACAACGTCTGGACCAACCAGGCCCACGCGCGTCAGGTGCATCCGCCCGAACTGATTCAATGGTTCAAAGACGTCGGCCGCGATTATGGCGACGGCGCCAGTTACAACAAATATCTGGTGCGAATTCGTAAGGACGCCATCGCCACGTTGACCAGTGCCGAGCGCCAGCAATTGCAATCGCTGTTGGAAATCAATCTGGACGGCCCCGTTTGGAAGCCGACCAAGGAGCGCCGCTTCGTCAAGGAATGGTCCATGCAAGATCTGCTGCCGGCTTTGTCCGAAGTGACGCACGGTCGCGATTTTGCGAATGGCAAAGCCGCTTTCAACGACGCGCAATGCGTCGCCTGCCATCGCTTCGCCAACGCCGGCGGGTCCGTGGGGCCGGAGTTGACCGGGGTCGGCAGCAAGTATTCGTTGGAGAGCATTCTTGAATCCATCATCGAACCGTCGAAGGTTGTGTCCGATCAATATCAGAATTCGAACATCTGGAAAAAGGATGGTGACGATGTTTCCGGCCGGATTATAGATGAGAACGCCGAGCGCATCATTGTGTTGCCGAACATGCTGACGCCGGAAGTCACCGTCGAAGTGCCCACCGCTGAAATTGCCCGCCGCGAGCCATCCAAAGTTTCAGCGATGCCGAGCGGTTTATTGGATAGTTTGAGCCGGGAAGACATTCTGGATTTGCTGGCTTACCTCCAGGCCATGGGGCAGGCCGGCGCGCCAAACTTTAAGCCGTGA
- a CDS encoding DNA adenine methylase yields the protein MRSKTPRPAILIEPFAGGAIVGLTAGFEFLAEHVVLVENDPNVAAVWQAVFGGQARWLADTIERFELTEQNVMGVLRNKVNSLRERAFATILRNRVQRGGIMASGAGLVKNGENGKGLSSRWYPKTLARRIREIAEMRSRFLFIEGDGLEIIRRYADVEEAVFFVDPPYTVAARRLYQHWQVDHRALFELLSKVKGDVLLTYDNTREIVSLVREFGFELEAVAMKQDGQARMDKLIIGRDLAN from the coding sequence TTGCGAAGCAAAACTCCACGTCCGGCGATACTGATAGAGCCCTTTGCTGGTGGAGCAATCGTCGGTCTAACAGCTGGATTTGAATTCTTGGCAGAGCATGTTGTCCTTGTCGAAAACGATCCGAATGTGGCCGCCGTTTGGCAGGCTGTTTTTGGAGGTCAAGCCCGCTGGTTGGCGGACACAATCGAGCGCTTCGAATTGACCGAGCAAAATGTCATGGGCGTTTTGCGCAATAAAGTAAACAGCCTGCGCGAACGCGCCTTTGCCACAATCTTGCGCAATCGCGTACAGCGCGGCGGCATCATGGCGTCTGGGGCCGGATTGGTTAAGAATGGAGAAAATGGCAAGGGGTTGAGTTCGCGCTGGTACCCCAAAACGCTGGCGCGGCGAATTCGCGAAATTGCTGAGATGCGGAGCCGGTTTTTGTTTATTGAGGGCGATGGGTTGGAGATCATCCGGCGTTACGCTGACGTTGAAGAAGCCGTCTTTTTTGTGGACCCGCCCTATACCGTTGCGGCTCGACGCCTATATCAGCACTGGCAGGTGGACCATCGCGCCCTTTTTGAACTGCTGTCGAAAGTAAAAGGCGATGTGTTGCTTACCTACGATAACACCCGCGAGATTGTGTCTTTGGTGCGCGAGTTCGGTTTTGAACTGGAAGCCGTCGCAATGAAGCAGGATGGACAGGCCAGGATGGACAAACTCATCATCGGGAGGGATTTGGCCAATTAG